One Hypomesus transpacificus isolate Combined female chromosome 16, fHypTra1, whole genome shotgun sequence genomic window carries:
- the kita gene encoding mast/stem cell growth factor receptor kita isoform X3, translated as MISSCGQGGGVAVPDTPPVVQVPGPRRVVLVQGQRLALSCITTNVNGDIKLKWSAPPGSGAVWASYPQQPSVDNASRILTEPITHVRSATLHIPAVRTRDAGRFRCEAQNERGTSSESVWLEVYLKGFIQLAPVENSTVRVRAGESLTLQVEMEAYPQPHILTWSFMSHRLKNTSEHVITTLNHAHRYQSKLRLVRLKMSEGGVYTLSASNGDASVNRSFTVYVISKPEIVSHEGPVDGQVRCVAEGFPAPQITWFYCEQPYMRCSHQLNATEEQQDVVTVTVFRPMFGKTEVESRLNVSRGRFSTLECVATVEGEQAYTLFSISERMVPHHLFTPLLVGFVSAAAILCLVLMMLIYKYLQKPKYQIQWKVIEGIHGNNYVYIDPTQLPYDHQWEFPRDKLRFGKTLGSGAFGKVVEATAYGLSKADTVMTVAVKMLKPSAHATEKEALMSELKVLSYLGNHINIVNLLGACTVGGPTLVITEYCCFGDLLNFLRRKREYFLCSKLGDDCYYRNILLQREAAGDASRNGYMSMRPSVAGTVPPGSSSSEKRRSVHGSCGEAEALSEMLLEDGQSLDTEDLLSFSYQVAKGMDFLASKNCIHRDLAARNILLTQGRVAKICDFGLARDITTDSNYVVKGNARLPVKWMSPESIFECVYTFESDVWSYGILLWEIFSLGSSPYPGMPVDSKFYKLIKEGYRMEAPEFAPSEMYQIMRCCWEADPVQRPPFRDVVERIEQQLSDATKHIYLNFSSKFPVHAGTGPSTPEDQTTQNAALRRLNSAGSSNVSSQPLLFHDVVFLEETGLRAHRV; from the exons ATGATCTCATCGTGCGGCCAG ggggggggtgttgcagTCCCAGACACGCCCCCGGTGGTGCAGGTCCCTGGTCCCAGGAGAGTGGTACTGGTCCAGGGGCAGAGGCTGGCCCTGTCCTGCATCACCACCAACGTCAACGGAGACATCAAGCTCAAGTGGTCCGCCCCCCCTGGATCG GGTGCCGTCTGGGCTTCGTATCCACAGCAACCATCGGTTGACAACGCGTCTCGCATCCTGACGGAGCCCATCACCCACGTCCGCAGCGCCACGCTGCACATCCCCGCCGTGAGGACCCGCGACGCTGGACGGTTCCGCTGCGAGGCGCAGAACGAGAGGGGGACCAGCTCCGAGTCTGTCTGGCTGGAAGTCTACC TGAAAGGTTTCATCCAGCTGGCTCCCGTGGAGAACAGCACGGTCCGCGTGCGGGCAGGGGAGAGCCTGACCCTGCAGGTGGAGATGGAGGCCTacccccagcctcacatcctcacctgGAGCTTCATGAGCCACAGGCTGAAGAACACCTCGGAGCACGTCATCACCACGCTCAACcacgcacacag GTACCAGAGCAAGCTGAGGCTGGTGCGCTTGAAGATGTCCGAGGGCGGAGTATACACATTGTCCGCCTCCAACGGCGATGCCAGTGTCAACCGCTCCTTCACCGTCTACGTCATCA gTAAGCCAGAGATCGTGTCTCACGAGGGACCGGTGGACGGCCAGGTGCGCTGCGTCGCAGAGGGGTTCCCCGCTCCCCAGATCACATGGTTCTACTGCGAGCAGCCGTACATGAG gtgCTCCCACCAGCTCAACGCcacagaggagcagcaggacGTAGTCACGGTGACGGTGTTCCGGCCCATGTTCGGGAAGACGGAGGTGGAGAGCCGTCTGAACGTCAGCCGAGGCAGGTTCAGCACCCTGGAGTGTGTGGCCACTGTGGAGGGGGAGCAAGCATACACCCTGTTCTCCATCAGCG aGAGGATGGTGCCTCACCATCTCTTTACTCCCCTGCTGGTGGGCTTCGTGTCTGCAGCTGCCATCCTCTGCCTTGTCCTCATGATGCTCATCTACAAATACCTGCAG AAACCCAAATACCAGATCCAGTGGAAGGTCATCGAAGGTATCCATGGAAACAACTACGTGTACATTGACCCCACCCAGCTTCCGTATGACCACCAGTGGGAGTTCCCCAGGGACAAGCTGCGCTTTG GCAAGACTCTTGGCTCCGGAGCCTTTGGGAAGGTAGTGGAAGCGACAGCATACGGACTCTCAAAAGCTGACACTGTGATGACAGTTGCTGTCAAAATGCTGAAAC CCAGTGCCCATGCCACAGAGAAGGAGGCTCTGATGTCGGAGTTGAAGGTCCTGAGTTACCTAGGAAACCACATAAACATTGTTAACTTGCTGGGAGCCTGCACTGTTGGAG GTCCTACTCTGGTCATCACAGAGTACTGCTGCTTCGGAGATCTCCTCAACTTCCTGCGCAGGAAGAGAGAGTACTTCCTGTGCTCCAAGCTGGGAGACGACTGCTACTACAGGAACATCCTCCTGCAGAGAGAGGCTGCTGG AGACGCCAGTAGAAACGGCTACATGTCAATGAGGCCCTCTGTCGCTGGCACCGTGcctcctggctcctcctcctccgagaaGAGACGCTCCGTACACG GCTCCTGTGGTGAGGCTGAGGCGTTGAGTGAGATGCTTCTGGAGGATGGGCAGTCTCTGGACACAGAGGACCTGCTCAGCTTCTCCTACCAGGTGGCCAAAGGCATGGACTTCCTGGCCTCCAAGAAC TGCATCCACAGAGACCTGGCTGCCAGGAACATCCTGCTGACTCAGGGCAGGGTGGCCAAGATCTGTGACTTCGGCCTGGCCAGAGACATCACCACCGACTCAAACTATGTGGTGAAAGGAAAC GCTCGCCTCCCTGTCAAGTGGATGTCTCCGGAAAGtatctttgagtgtgtgtacacctTCGAGAGCGATGTATGGTCCTACGGAATCCTGCTCTGGGAAATCTTCTCTTTAG GAAGCAGTCCATATCCAGGTATGCCGGTGGATTCAAAGTTCTACAAGTTGATTAAGGAAGGATACAGAATGGAGGCACCAGAGTTTGCTCCCAGTGAAAT gtaccaGATCATGAGGTGTTGCTGGGAGGCTGACCCAGTGCAGAGACCTCCCTTTAGGGACGTGGTGGAGAGGATTGAACAGCAGCTGTCTGATGCCACCAAACAC
- the kita gene encoding mast/stem cell growth factor receptor kita isoform X1, giving the protein MEYNWILFSVLLQSTFHPGSSRPTITPSVSPLVVPLNAPLSLRCQGGSGVRWQREDRPRVRGEERSPGASLLYIPRAQPLHMGRYTCTEDASAEGSSIYVYVKDPDNAFRKSMVFNILSREGDSVSIPCLATDPSILDLHLETCPGGPLPPGLQYKAGLEMGIVILDTQKAFEGCYVCSGRLGHAPVRSHNYDLIVRPVPDTPPVVQVPGPRRVVLVQGQRLALSCITTNVNGDIKLKWSAPPGSGAVWASYPQQPSVDNASRILTEPITHVRSATLHIPAVRTRDAGRFRCEAQNERGTSSESVWLEVYLKGFIQLAPVENSTVRVRAGESLTLQVEMEAYPQPHILTWSFMSHRLKNTSEHVITTLNHAHRYQSKLRLVRLKMSEGGVYTLSASNGDASVNRSFTVYVISKPEIVSHEGPVDGQVRCVAEGFPAPQITWFYCEQPYMRCSHQLNATEEQQDVVTVTVFRPMFGKTEVESRLNVSRGRFSTLECVATVEGEQAYTLFSISERMVPHHLFTPLLVGFVSAAAILCLVLMMLIYKYLQKPKYQIQWKVIEGIHGNNYVYIDPTQLPYDHQWEFPRDKLRFGKTLGSGAFGKVVEATAYGLSKADTVMTVAVKMLKPSAHATEKEALMSELKVLSYLGNHINIVNLLGACTVGGPTLVITEYCCFGDLLNFLRRKREYFLCSKLGDDCYYRNILLQREAAGDASRNGYMSMRPSVAGTVPPGSSSSEKRRSVHGSCGEAEALSEMLLEDGQSLDTEDLLSFSYQVAKGMDFLASKNCIHRDLAARNILLTQGRVAKICDFGLARDITTDSNYVVKGNARLPVKWMSPESIFECVYTFESDVWSYGILLWEIFSLGSSPYPGMPVDSKFYKLIKEGYRMEAPEFAPSEMYQIMRCCWEADPVQRPPFRDVVERIEQQLSDATKHIYLNFSSKFPVHAGTGPSTPEDQTTQNAALRRLNSAGSSNVSSQPLLFHDVVFLEETGLRAHRV; this is encoded by the exons ATGGAATATAACTGGATACTGTTCTCTGTCTTATTGCAGTCAACCTTCCATCCAG GCAGCAGCAGACCCACCATCaccccctccgtctcccccctGGTGGTCCCCCTCAACGCCCCCCTCAGCCTGCGCTGCCAGGGAGGCTCAGGGGTGCGCTGGCAGCGGGAGGACCGGCCCCGGGTGCGgggcgaggagaggagcccGGGGGCCTCGCTGCTCTACATCCCCAGGGCGCAGCCTCTGCACATGGGCCGCTACACCTGCACCGAGGACGCCTCCGCGGAGGGCAGCTCCATCTACGTCTACGTCAAAG ATCCCGACAACGCCTTCAGGAAGTCGATGGTGTTCAACATCCTGTCTCGCGAGGGGGACAGCGTCTCCATCCCGTGTCTGGCCACGGACCCAAGCATACTGGACCTGCACCTGGAGACATGCCCTGGAGGGCCCCTTCCCCCAGGCCTGCAGTACAAGGCTGGGCTGGAGATGGGCATCGTGATTCTGGACACTCAGAAGGCCTTTGAGGGATGCTACGTGTGTTCGGGACGTCTCGGCCACGCCCCTGTGAGGTCACACAACTATGATCTCATCGTGCGGCCAG TCCCAGACACGCCCCCGGTGGTGCAGGTCCCTGGTCCCAGGAGAGTGGTACTGGTCCAGGGGCAGAGGCTGGCCCTGTCCTGCATCACCACCAACGTCAACGGAGACATCAAGCTCAAGTGGTCCGCCCCCCCTGGATCG GGTGCCGTCTGGGCTTCGTATCCACAGCAACCATCGGTTGACAACGCGTCTCGCATCCTGACGGAGCCCATCACCCACGTCCGCAGCGCCACGCTGCACATCCCCGCCGTGAGGACCCGCGACGCTGGACGGTTCCGCTGCGAGGCGCAGAACGAGAGGGGGACCAGCTCCGAGTCTGTCTGGCTGGAAGTCTACC TGAAAGGTTTCATCCAGCTGGCTCCCGTGGAGAACAGCACGGTCCGCGTGCGGGCAGGGGAGAGCCTGACCCTGCAGGTGGAGATGGAGGCCTacccccagcctcacatcctcacctgGAGCTTCATGAGCCACAGGCTGAAGAACACCTCGGAGCACGTCATCACCACGCTCAACcacgcacacag GTACCAGAGCAAGCTGAGGCTGGTGCGCTTGAAGATGTCCGAGGGCGGAGTATACACATTGTCCGCCTCCAACGGCGATGCCAGTGTCAACCGCTCCTTCACCGTCTACGTCATCA gTAAGCCAGAGATCGTGTCTCACGAGGGACCGGTGGACGGCCAGGTGCGCTGCGTCGCAGAGGGGTTCCCCGCTCCCCAGATCACATGGTTCTACTGCGAGCAGCCGTACATGAG gtgCTCCCACCAGCTCAACGCcacagaggagcagcaggacGTAGTCACGGTGACGGTGTTCCGGCCCATGTTCGGGAAGACGGAGGTGGAGAGCCGTCTGAACGTCAGCCGAGGCAGGTTCAGCACCCTGGAGTGTGTGGCCACTGTGGAGGGGGAGCAAGCATACACCCTGTTCTCCATCAGCG aGAGGATGGTGCCTCACCATCTCTTTACTCCCCTGCTGGTGGGCTTCGTGTCTGCAGCTGCCATCCTCTGCCTTGTCCTCATGATGCTCATCTACAAATACCTGCAG AAACCCAAATACCAGATCCAGTGGAAGGTCATCGAAGGTATCCATGGAAACAACTACGTGTACATTGACCCCACCCAGCTTCCGTATGACCACCAGTGGGAGTTCCCCAGGGACAAGCTGCGCTTTG GCAAGACTCTTGGCTCCGGAGCCTTTGGGAAGGTAGTGGAAGCGACAGCATACGGACTCTCAAAAGCTGACACTGTGATGACAGTTGCTGTCAAAATGCTGAAAC CCAGTGCCCATGCCACAGAGAAGGAGGCTCTGATGTCGGAGTTGAAGGTCCTGAGTTACCTAGGAAACCACATAAACATTGTTAACTTGCTGGGAGCCTGCACTGTTGGAG GTCCTACTCTGGTCATCACAGAGTACTGCTGCTTCGGAGATCTCCTCAACTTCCTGCGCAGGAAGAGAGAGTACTTCCTGTGCTCCAAGCTGGGAGACGACTGCTACTACAGGAACATCCTCCTGCAGAGAGAGGCTGCTGG AGACGCCAGTAGAAACGGCTACATGTCAATGAGGCCCTCTGTCGCTGGCACCGTGcctcctggctcctcctcctccgagaaGAGACGCTCCGTACACG GCTCCTGTGGTGAGGCTGAGGCGTTGAGTGAGATGCTTCTGGAGGATGGGCAGTCTCTGGACACAGAGGACCTGCTCAGCTTCTCCTACCAGGTGGCCAAAGGCATGGACTTCCTGGCCTCCAAGAAC TGCATCCACAGAGACCTGGCTGCCAGGAACATCCTGCTGACTCAGGGCAGGGTGGCCAAGATCTGTGACTTCGGCCTGGCCAGAGACATCACCACCGACTCAAACTATGTGGTGAAAGGAAAC GCTCGCCTCCCTGTCAAGTGGATGTCTCCGGAAAGtatctttgagtgtgtgtacacctTCGAGAGCGATGTATGGTCCTACGGAATCCTGCTCTGGGAAATCTTCTCTTTAG GAAGCAGTCCATATCCAGGTATGCCGGTGGATTCAAAGTTCTACAAGTTGATTAAGGAAGGATACAGAATGGAGGCACCAGAGTTTGCTCCCAGTGAAAT gtaccaGATCATGAGGTGTTGCTGGGAGGCTGACCCAGTGCAGAGACCTCCCTTTAGGGACGTGGTGGAGAGGATTGAACAGCAGCTGTCTGATGCCACCAAACAC
- the kita gene encoding mast/stem cell growth factor receptor kita isoform X2, which yields MEYNWILFSVLLQSTFHPGSSRPTITPSVSPLVVPLNAPLSLRCQGGSGVRWQREDRPRVRGEERSPGASLLYIPRAQPLHMGRYTCTEDASAEGSSIYVYVKDPDNAFRKSMVFNILSREGDSVSIPCLATDPSILDLHLETCPGGPLPPGLQYKAGLEMGIVILDTQKAFEGCYVCSGRLGHAPVRSHNYDLIVRPVPDTPPVVQVPGPRRVVLVQGQRLALSCITTNVNGDIKLKWSAPPGSQPSVDNASRILTEPITHVRSATLHIPAVRTRDAGRFRCEAQNERGTSSESVWLEVYLKGFIQLAPVENSTVRVRAGESLTLQVEMEAYPQPHILTWSFMSHRLKNTSEHVITTLNHAHRYQSKLRLVRLKMSEGGVYTLSASNGDASVNRSFTVYVISKPEIVSHEGPVDGQVRCVAEGFPAPQITWFYCEQPYMRCSHQLNATEEQQDVVTVTVFRPMFGKTEVESRLNVSRGRFSTLECVATVEGEQAYTLFSISERMVPHHLFTPLLVGFVSAAAILCLVLMMLIYKYLQKPKYQIQWKVIEGIHGNNYVYIDPTQLPYDHQWEFPRDKLRFGKTLGSGAFGKVVEATAYGLSKADTVMTVAVKMLKPSAHATEKEALMSELKVLSYLGNHINIVNLLGACTVGGPTLVITEYCCFGDLLNFLRRKREYFLCSKLGDDCYYRNILLQREAAGDASRNGYMSMRPSVAGTVPPGSSSSEKRRSVHGSCGEAEALSEMLLEDGQSLDTEDLLSFSYQVAKGMDFLASKNCIHRDLAARNILLTQGRVAKICDFGLARDITTDSNYVVKGNARLPVKWMSPESIFECVYTFESDVWSYGILLWEIFSLGSSPYPGMPVDSKFYKLIKEGYRMEAPEFAPSEMYQIMRCCWEADPVQRPPFRDVVERIEQQLSDATKHIYLNFSSKFPVHAGTGPSTPEDQTTQNAALRRLNSAGSSNVSSQPLLFHDVVFLEETGLRAHRV from the exons ATGGAATATAACTGGATACTGTTCTCTGTCTTATTGCAGTCAACCTTCCATCCAG GCAGCAGCAGACCCACCATCaccccctccgtctcccccctGGTGGTCCCCCTCAACGCCCCCCTCAGCCTGCGCTGCCAGGGAGGCTCAGGGGTGCGCTGGCAGCGGGAGGACCGGCCCCGGGTGCGgggcgaggagaggagcccGGGGGCCTCGCTGCTCTACATCCCCAGGGCGCAGCCTCTGCACATGGGCCGCTACACCTGCACCGAGGACGCCTCCGCGGAGGGCAGCTCCATCTACGTCTACGTCAAAG ATCCCGACAACGCCTTCAGGAAGTCGATGGTGTTCAACATCCTGTCTCGCGAGGGGGACAGCGTCTCCATCCCGTGTCTGGCCACGGACCCAAGCATACTGGACCTGCACCTGGAGACATGCCCTGGAGGGCCCCTTCCCCCAGGCCTGCAGTACAAGGCTGGGCTGGAGATGGGCATCGTGATTCTGGACACTCAGAAGGCCTTTGAGGGATGCTACGTGTGTTCGGGACGTCTCGGCCACGCCCCTGTGAGGTCACACAACTATGATCTCATCGTGCGGCCAG TCCCAGACACGCCCCCGGTGGTGCAGGTCCCTGGTCCCAGGAGAGTGGTACTGGTCCAGGGGCAGAGGCTGGCCCTGTCCTGCATCACCACCAACGTCAACGGAGACATCAAGCTCAAGTGGTCCGCCCCCCCTGGATCG CAACCATCGGTTGACAACGCGTCTCGCATCCTGACGGAGCCCATCACCCACGTCCGCAGCGCCACGCTGCACATCCCCGCCGTGAGGACCCGCGACGCTGGACGGTTCCGCTGCGAGGCGCAGAACGAGAGGGGGACCAGCTCCGAGTCTGTCTGGCTGGAAGTCTACC TGAAAGGTTTCATCCAGCTGGCTCCCGTGGAGAACAGCACGGTCCGCGTGCGGGCAGGGGAGAGCCTGACCCTGCAGGTGGAGATGGAGGCCTacccccagcctcacatcctcacctgGAGCTTCATGAGCCACAGGCTGAAGAACACCTCGGAGCACGTCATCACCACGCTCAACcacgcacacag GTACCAGAGCAAGCTGAGGCTGGTGCGCTTGAAGATGTCCGAGGGCGGAGTATACACATTGTCCGCCTCCAACGGCGATGCCAGTGTCAACCGCTCCTTCACCGTCTACGTCATCA gTAAGCCAGAGATCGTGTCTCACGAGGGACCGGTGGACGGCCAGGTGCGCTGCGTCGCAGAGGGGTTCCCCGCTCCCCAGATCACATGGTTCTACTGCGAGCAGCCGTACATGAG gtgCTCCCACCAGCTCAACGCcacagaggagcagcaggacGTAGTCACGGTGACGGTGTTCCGGCCCATGTTCGGGAAGACGGAGGTGGAGAGCCGTCTGAACGTCAGCCGAGGCAGGTTCAGCACCCTGGAGTGTGTGGCCACTGTGGAGGGGGAGCAAGCATACACCCTGTTCTCCATCAGCG aGAGGATGGTGCCTCACCATCTCTTTACTCCCCTGCTGGTGGGCTTCGTGTCTGCAGCTGCCATCCTCTGCCTTGTCCTCATGATGCTCATCTACAAATACCTGCAG AAACCCAAATACCAGATCCAGTGGAAGGTCATCGAAGGTATCCATGGAAACAACTACGTGTACATTGACCCCACCCAGCTTCCGTATGACCACCAGTGGGAGTTCCCCAGGGACAAGCTGCGCTTTG GCAAGACTCTTGGCTCCGGAGCCTTTGGGAAGGTAGTGGAAGCGACAGCATACGGACTCTCAAAAGCTGACACTGTGATGACAGTTGCTGTCAAAATGCTGAAAC CCAGTGCCCATGCCACAGAGAAGGAGGCTCTGATGTCGGAGTTGAAGGTCCTGAGTTACCTAGGAAACCACATAAACATTGTTAACTTGCTGGGAGCCTGCACTGTTGGAG GTCCTACTCTGGTCATCACAGAGTACTGCTGCTTCGGAGATCTCCTCAACTTCCTGCGCAGGAAGAGAGAGTACTTCCTGTGCTCCAAGCTGGGAGACGACTGCTACTACAGGAACATCCTCCTGCAGAGAGAGGCTGCTGG AGACGCCAGTAGAAACGGCTACATGTCAATGAGGCCCTCTGTCGCTGGCACCGTGcctcctggctcctcctcctccgagaaGAGACGCTCCGTACACG GCTCCTGTGGTGAGGCTGAGGCGTTGAGTGAGATGCTTCTGGAGGATGGGCAGTCTCTGGACACAGAGGACCTGCTCAGCTTCTCCTACCAGGTGGCCAAAGGCATGGACTTCCTGGCCTCCAAGAAC TGCATCCACAGAGACCTGGCTGCCAGGAACATCCTGCTGACTCAGGGCAGGGTGGCCAAGATCTGTGACTTCGGCCTGGCCAGAGACATCACCACCGACTCAAACTATGTGGTGAAAGGAAAC GCTCGCCTCCCTGTCAAGTGGATGTCTCCGGAAAGtatctttgagtgtgtgtacacctTCGAGAGCGATGTATGGTCCTACGGAATCCTGCTCTGGGAAATCTTCTCTTTAG GAAGCAGTCCATATCCAGGTATGCCGGTGGATTCAAAGTTCTACAAGTTGATTAAGGAAGGATACAGAATGGAGGCACCAGAGTTTGCTCCCAGTGAAAT gtaccaGATCATGAGGTGTTGCTGGGAGGCTGACCCAGTGCAGAGACCTCCCTTTAGGGACGTGGTGGAGAGGATTGAACAGCAGCTGTCTGATGCCACCAAACAC